The sequence AGACCCCATAACCATCCAACTCGGGCATCATGATATCACACACAATGAGATCGGGGTGAAACAGCTTAACCATTCGCAAAGCTTTTTTGCCGTCCTCTACGGCAAGAACCTCATACTGAGACAGCTCGAGAATTTCAGTGGTATTTTGTCGCATCACCAAATCATCCTCGACCAGCAGAATTTTTTTCATGATTTCTCCCTGAATAAGGCCTGAAGGAAGTAATTGTAGAGCTGCATTCGGGGCTTTTCCATGATCTTTTTCAAAAAACACTGACTTGAATCATAATTACCGAATTTATTTGAGCAAAACCGCAGCATTCCTGATTAAGGTCACATTTTTTTCTGACACATCTCATGGTTTCAGAATAAATATTCCCTTATAAACTTGCTATCTTCACAGCTTGGGCTTCTCGTTTTCAAGGCCGTTCTCTCCCCGCTCCCCTCCCCCACAGAAAGATTATGCCCAGATCGTTCTGTGGGAGCTCCCTCCTTCATTCGTTTCAGGAGGGATATTTTTTTACTTCACTGACGCAGAAATCGGGATGTGCCAATTCTTTCAACCAAAAAGCAAGAGGGTGTAAAAGAAAAAGTTTTTTAAGGTGGTTTTTTATTGCCGATTCACCGCTATCCAAAAGCTGTTGTGGAATTTTTAAGTGTTGAATGAGGGCCTGCCAAAATTTTTCTTCCAGGGCGGCAACGACTAAAAATTTTTTATCGGCGGTTTTATACACCTGATAACGGGCGAGCCCCTCTGAAAAAAGAGGTGCCACAGCCTGCTTCACTCCCTCGAAGGGATGTAGAAATTTTTGAACACTTTCATAAATAGAAAGATTTAAATGCAAGGCCTTCTTTTTACTCTTCACTTCATGCAAGGCAGAAACAATCTGAAAGGCCGCCTGTTGGCCCGCAATCAAATCCCCCAAAGGGAGGCCTGGCACCTGAGGGTCTTTATTTAAATACAAATCACTTAAAAATCCAGATTCCGCCAAAAAATTAAGATCATGCCCTGCCCTGGCCTCTTCTTTTTGTCCAGGCTCACTGCCATAACCACTAATAGAACAATAAAGGATCTCTGGATTTATCTTTTGAACTCGATCAAAGGAAAGCCCTAAACGCTGCATTACACCAGGGCGGAAGCCTTCCAACAACACTTCACTTTTTTGAATAAGCTTCTCAATTTTTTGAAAAGATTTTTTTTCTTTCAGGTTTAATGAAATTTGTTTTTTGTTTTTTTGGAGATTTGGAAATTCTAAAATTTTTTCAAGAAAAGGAGCTTCCACCACCGTCACTTTTGCCCCCAACTCGGAAAGTAAATGAGAACAAAAAGGGCCAGGAAGTAGACGTGAAAAATCGAGGATATGAATATTTTTGAGAGGAGCGTACATAAGGCGCGGTCTCTAGCCGCAAGCAAAGAAAATAGTTTGGTCATCCTGATGCAGATCAGGATCTTCACAGACTTTTCACTCGGATCCAATTGTATCCGTGGAGATCCCGTTCTTCGACGGGATGACGACCAACGGAAGTTCCATGGGACAAAATGGAAAATGTAATAGATCTCTTTCATAAATCGCTGCACGACCCAATTGCGGCGTTGCGGTATCCAAAAAATCCTCATTTGCAGTAGCAAACTCCGGTATTTTGGACCCTCCGCGTCTTGCACTTGGACCGTTCGCTGATTTATGAAGAGATCTAATGAAAAAGGGCCACATTTCTGCAGCCCTTATACCTTATACCTTAAACCTTACACCCTAAACCTAACTAAAGAATCGTTCCCAACTTCAAAGCCAATCCCATGTCCCCCTTCACTTTTAATTTTCCGCTCATAAAAGCCATCTGCGCATTAAGTTTTCCGTCAATCAAATCGACAAAATTCTCTGCCGCAATAGTCACCGTACACTTTGCATTTTCTGAAGCCCCTGTACTCACTTTCCCACCTGGTTGAGTGAGGTCGATAGTCCACTCGCCCGCTTCTGCACCTGTAATATTGAATTGATAAATGGCATTAAGATTCGCGATTTTTTCAGCTCTTTGTTGAAGACGCTCGGGAATACGTTGTTCGAAAATCTCCTTCACCGTTAAAGGCATAAATCCTCCTAAAAAAATGTTAAATTGAATTTGTGGACGGATACACAAGAAGTAATTTTGGGTCAAACTAAAAAAGCTTTACAAAGCTTGAAAATCCATTGCCCCCAAAAAAGGAAGGCAAAACTGTAATAAGAGAAGGGATTTTGAAAAAGTGGCTTTTGCAGATATTGAATCCAGCTTGAAGAAAAAAAAGCAAATAAGGCCTTAAAAAAATATAAAAGGAACAAAAGATACACGACTGGACCCAATGCATTGTGGCGGATGGCGCCCAGAAAATGGCCATGGGAAAGACTCAGAAAGGAACGACTTAAGCCACAACCCGGGCAATCAAAATGGGTAAGGGTTTTAAAAATACACAGGGGGACGGAATCCAGACTATTCAATGGGGCGACAAAGCTGAAAAGAAACAAAGAAAACAGAAAAAGGAGGGCGACGATTTCAAACTTTTTCTTTGTCATACTGCTATTACGACTTGAAATGAAGACGCACTTCTTTTCCGTCTTTCTTTTTATTTTTTTGACTGAAGCTGATGGTGGCATCCACATGGATGTTTAAATTGGTGAGAGTTTTTTGAATTTCTTCGTGGACTTTGATGCGGGAAAAAAAACTCGAAACTTCGTTGGCGACGGCCAAAATCAAATCATCTTTCTGCTTTTTGGCTTGATCCAATAAAAAATTGACTGCTTCTTTGGGCAATTTCAGGTCTCCCAACTTTCCCCGAATGGATTCCTCGGTAAGGGAGAGGGCTCCCAAACCGGTCATTAAAAATTTCTTGGCAACCTCTGAAAAAACCGAATTACTCACTCATGGCCTCCGCTCGATCTTTGAATTCTTTCATCATGGCTGGAAGATTTTTACCCACCAGGATGTTAGCGATGTTGCCCGGTACCAGCAAGCCAAAACCGATTTCGATTTCATAGTTCGCTTCGGTGATTCCTTTTTTAACTTCTTTCAATTTCCAGGAACCCGTGTTGGATTTCATGAAATCTCCCTTCACTAAAGTCCAACTACATTCTTTAGGAGCAACGAGTTTAAAATCCAGGGTGTAAGAAATGGTTTTGATAAGGTCTACCTTGAATTCTACCTGCAGAGATCCTGTTTTTTTGGACAGAATTTTTACTCCCTTGGAGCCACTCAAAAACTCAGGGTAAGATTCAAAGTCGGTCACCACTTCGTAAACGGTTTTTATAGGGGCGTTGATGGTAACTTTGCTTGTGGTGGCAGCCATGATTCATCCTTACTCAATAAATAGGTTTTGTTTCAAAATGATGTACGGCTTCAATAAATCGAATGGTTTTTGTTTTACTTCTCATCACCACCGAATGAGTTTCCGCACCACCTGCAAAGAATCTTACCCCTTTGAGGAAATCTCCCGTGGTAACCCCTGTGGCGGCAAACATGACATCGCCTGCGGCGAGTTCATCGATTTGAAAAACTTTGTTCAAATCTTTGATTCCCATTTTTAAAGCACGCGCTTTTTCTTCGTCATTTCTAAAAGCGAGACGCCCCTGCATGTCTCCTCCCACGCAACGCAGAGCCGCTGCAGCCAAAACGCCTTCAGGAGCACCACCGGTACCGATGAGCATATCGATGCCCGTTTCTTCGGTGCAAGTCGCGATTGCAGCAGCCACATCTCCATCCTGAATTAATTTAATGCGAGCACCGCAGCGTCTTACTTCGGCGATAATATCACCGTGGCGGGGTCTATCTAAAATAATGACCGTCAAATCATCCATATGACAGTTTTTCGCCTTTGCCAGTCGTTGCAAATTCCAGGAGACAGGTTGGTTAATATCTATTTTACCACTCCCTATGGGACCCACTGCAATTTTCTCCATATAAGTATCGGGGGCATGTAAAAATTGTCCGTGTTCGGCAATGGCAACTACCGAGATAGATCCGGGCGAACCATAAGCACAAAGGTTGGTGCCTTCCAAAGGATCGAGGGCAATATCGACTAACACACTCCCATTTCCGCAACCCACTTTTTCACCGATATAAAGCATGGGGGCTTCGTCGCGTTCGCCTTCCCCAATGACCACAGTGCCATCGAAGGGAATGGAATTGAGCGCGCGTCGCATCGAATCGACAGCGGCTTGATCCGCGGCCATGCTGTCTCCGCGTCCCATGAGTCGTGCGGAAGAGAGGGCTGCGGCTTCGGTGACACGAGCCATTTCTAGGGCTAGGTTTCTATCCATACTATTAGATCCTCTTCATCATTTCCCCCTCTTAAGATAAGAGGGGGAAGGGGGCGTTATGAACTATATCGAAATAACTTTTTCCAACTCCTGCATCGAGGCATTAATCAACTTTGGTTTTGGCGAAATTTTTATCGCATTATCCGGATCTTTCAGGCCATGCCCGGTAAGGGTACAGACAATCACCTCTCCCGCTTTGAAGAAATTATTTTGCCTGGAAATTTTAAACAGCCCCGCAACGGTTGCAGCCGAAGCGGGCTCGCAAAAATATCCTTCTTCACGCGCTAAAAATTGATAGGCCTCGAGTATCTCTTCGTCGGTGACACTGTCAATCAAACCCTGGGATTCTCGCTGGGCCTCCAGGGCATACTGCCAACTGGCAGGGTTTCCAATTCGAATGGCCGTGGCCAAGGTCTCTGGATTTTCTACCACATGACCCAACACAATGGGCGCTGCCCCCGCGGCTTGAAAGCCCAAGAGCTTTGGCAATTTTTTGGATTTTTTTTCTTCGAAATAAGTTTTGTAGCCCCCCCAATGCGCCGTGATGTTTCCAGCGTTTCCTACCGGCATCACATGATAGTCAGGCGCTTCTCCCAATTCGTCCACCACCTCGTAAGCCAGGGTGCGTTGGCCTATCAGACGAAAAGGATTCACCGAATTTACCAGGGTGACTTTTCCGCTTTGCGAAAATTCTTTCACCATGCGCAAGGCATCGTCAAAATTTCCTTTGATCTGTAACACCTCAGCCCCATGCATCATGGCCTGCGAAAGTTTTCCGAGAGCGATTTTTCCATCGGGAATCAAGACAATGCAACGCAGCCCCGAACGAGCCGCATAAGCCGCCGCCGACGCAGAAGTGTTACCTGTGGAGGCACAGATGATGGCTTTTGATCCTGCTTCGTGGGCCTTGGAGACCGCATAAGTCATCCCTCGATCTTTAAAAGAGCCTGTGGGGTTTAGGCCTTCGAGCTTCAAATAAATGGTGGTGCCCGGACAAAGGCGCTCCGCCAGCTTGGGAGCCTCCAGCAAAGGGGTGGCCCCTTCGCACAACGATACAATGGATTTTTCTTGTACGGGTAAATATTGAGGATAGGCCTTAATAATACCTTGATAGTGATTAGCCATGTTCAATTCGAATCCTTAAGGTTTTTTCTTTAATGAACGACAATCGATCAATTTTTTTCAACGCCTTCTGCATTTTTTCTTCACTCGAAGGATGAGTCAACAAAACCACCGGAACTTTTTTACCCAGATCTAATTCATGTTGATACACCGAGGCAATGCTAATTCCTTCTTTTCCCAAAAGACCCGTAATTTTCGACAAGGCCCCGGGCCGGTCCAAAACAGAAAAACGCAAATAATAAGCCGAATTAATTTTTTCCAGCGCTTTCAATTTTCCATTTTGCAGCGCTTCCCGGACAAAACCCAGAGGGGGCGTAATCACAGGAGATCCACTCACCAGGCGTCGCGCAATCTCCACCACATCGCCCATCACCGCAGAGGCCGTGGGCCCCCTGCCCGCTCCACGTCCATAGAACAACGATCGCCCCAAGGGCGTGCCTTCAATCAGAATGGCGTTAAAGACATCTTTTACAGAAGACAGCGGACTCGTTAAGGGGATCATTGTGGGATGCACTCGGGCTTCCAAACCATCTTGGTTCTTTTTTGCGATGGCCAGCAACTTGATGCAATAACCAAAACGATTGGCACATTCAAAATCCAGAGGGCTGAGTTCGGTAATCCCCTGAGTATAAATTTGTTTTAGGGGCACAAAAACACCGAAGGCCATAGAAATGAGGATGCAAAGCTTGTGGGCGGCATCGATGCCTTCGATATCAAAGGTAGGATCTTGTTCTGCGTAACCCAGGCGCTGCGCCTCTTTCAGGGTTTGTTGAAATCCGGCCCCCTTATCGGCCATTTCACTGAGGATATAATTACAGGTGCCATTGATGATGGCTTGCAAGGAGTTAATTTCACAAGCCGCAAAGGCCTCGCGCAAGGCTCGCAAAACGGGGATGCCACCTCCCACCGAAGCCTCAAAACAAACTTGCGCTTCATGCCTGGCGGCCAAATCAAAAATTTCTTTTCCGTGCATGGCAAGCAAGGCCTTATTGGCAGTGACCACCTGTTTTTTATTCTGAATGGATTGACAGATAATTTCTTTTGCAACGCCAGTCCCCCCGATGAGCTCAATCACGATATCAATTTCGGGGTCATTCACGATATCTTTCCACGAAGCAACGATTTGAGATTTGTTGACTCCCAAGTGCTGCGCTTCAGTAGGAACCAGGGTGGCAACCTTCTTAATTTCCAAATCAAAACCCAATTTGTTTTTTAAAAACTTTTTTTGATCTCGCAAAATTTCCAACACCCCACCGCCGACGGTACCAGTTCCGATGAGGCCTAGGGAGATTTTGGATTTTTTAGCTTTGGAAAAATTCATGAGAGTTTTAAGCAACTTTTGAATGGGTTAAGCCTAAAAACATAGATTCAATACTTAAATGATAATCCAAATCTGGCCATTCTATGCCAGTCTCTTTACAAATAAAGTGATAACGAGCAAGCTGTTGCAGAGATGCTTTTTGAAGCGGTTTGTACCACTTTAAAGGAGTAGAAATCATACGACCATCTTTCAAAAGAACATGGAGATATTCTTCATCAAAGCGGACAGATTTACCTTTTAAAGAAATGCTTCCATTTTTGTTTAAATTCTTTTTCATATTCTTTTGTAATTGCTAGCGCACTACTTAATTCCTTTTTACTGAGAGTATTTTGAAAAACTCCAAAGTGATTCAAATCGATTTTAGCGAAATTACCTGCTTTGACCACATGAATGTGCATTGGCTCATGTTCATTTGCGTAGAAGAAAAATTGAAATCCATTTTTTCTAAGTAAAGTCGGCATAGGTCAAAGTTTCAAAGCCCTTTTTATCCCCTTCGCCGCCTGCTTAATGCGTTTCTCATTCTCCACCAAAGCGAAGCGCACATAGCCCTCTCCGTATTCCCCAAAGCCAATCCCCGGAGCTACCGCAACCCCTGCCTCTTTTAAAAGTAATTTTGAAAATTCAAAGCTTCCTAACGCTTGGTGAGATTCTGGAATCTTTGCCCACACAAACATCGTGGCTTTTGGTTTTTCTATAGGCCAGCCCTGCTTGGTAAATTCCTCACAAAGCACATCGCGTCTCACTCTATAAGTATCGCAGATCTCCCTCACACAGGATTGAGGGCCATTCAGTGCCACAGTTGCTGCTATCTGGATGGGTTGAAAACTTCCATAATCGAGATAACTTTTTATTCGAGCGAGTGCGCCCACCATTTCTTTGTTTCCACTACAAAAACCCACTCGCCAACCAGGCATCGAATAACTTTTGGAAAGCGTGAAAAATTCTA is a genomic window of Deltaproteobacteria bacterium containing:
- a CDS encoding CoA transferase, which translates into the protein MYAPLKNIHILDFSRLLPGPFCSHLLSELGAKVTVVEAPFLEKILEFPNLQKNKKQISLNLKEKKSFQKIEKLIQKSEVLLEGFRPGVMQRLGLSFDRVQKINPEILYCSISGYGSEPGQKEEARAGHDLNFLAESGFLSDLYLNKDPQVPGLPLGDLIAGQQAAFQIVSALHEVKSKKKALHLNLSIYESVQKFLHPFEGVKQAVAPLFSEGLARYQVYKTADKKFLVVAALEEKFWQALIQHLKIPQQLLDSGESAIKNHLKKLFLLHPLAFWLKELAHPDFCVSEVKKYPS
- a CDS encoding SCP2 sterol-binding domain-containing protein, yielding MPLTVKEIFEQRIPERLQQRAEKIANLNAIYQFNITGAEAGEWTIDLTQPGGKVSTGASENAKCTVTIAAENFVDLIDGKLNAQMAFMSGKLKVKGDMGLALKLGTIL
- a CDS encoding DUF2752 domain-containing protein, giving the protein MTKKKFEIVALLFLFSLFLFSFVAPLNSLDSVPLCIFKTLTHFDCPGCGLSRSFLSLSHGHFLGAIRHNALGPVVYLLFLLYFFKALFAFFSSSWIQYLQKPLFQNPFSYYSFAFLFWGQWIFKLCKAFLV
- a CDS encoding SRPBCC family protein, translated to MAATTSKVTINAPIKTVYEVVTDFESYPEFLSGSKGVKILSKKTGSLQVEFKVDLIKTISYTLDFKLVAPKECSWTLVKGDFMKSNTGSWKLKEVKKGITEANYEIEIGFGLLVPGNIANILVGKNLPAMMKEFKDRAEAMSE
- the glpX gene encoding class II fructose-bisphosphatase — encoded protein: MDRNLALEMARVTEAAALSSARLMGRGDSMAADQAAVDSMRRALNSIPFDGTVVIGEGERDEAPMLYIGEKVGCGNGSVLVDIALDPLEGTNLCAYGSPGSISVVAIAEHGQFLHAPDTYMEKIAVGPIGSGKIDINQPVSWNLQRLAKAKNCHMDDLTVIILDRPRHGDIIAEVRRCGARIKLIQDGDVAAAIATCTEETGIDMLIGTGGAPEGVLAAAALRCVGGDMQGRLAFRNDEEKARALKMGIKDLNKVFQIDELAAGDVMFAATGVTTGDFLKGVRFFAGGAETHSVVMRSKTKTIRFIEAVHHFETKPIY
- a CDS encoding threonine synthase, whose translation is MANHYQGIIKAYPQYLPVQEKSIVSLCEGATPLLEAPKLAERLCPGTTIYLKLEGLNPTGSFKDRGMTYAVSKAHEAGSKAIICASTGNTSASAAAYAARSGLRCIVLIPDGKIALGKLSQAMMHGAEVLQIKGNFDDALRMVKEFSQSGKVTLVNSVNPFRLIGQRTLAYEVVDELGEAPDYHVMPVGNAGNITAHWGGYKTYFEEKKSKKLPKLLGFQAAGAAPIVLGHVVENPETLATAIRIGNPASWQYALEAQRESQGLIDSVTDEEILEAYQFLAREEGYFCEPASAATVAGLFKISRQNNFFKAGEVIVCTLTGHGLKDPDNAIKISPKPKLINASMQELEKVISI
- a CDS encoding homoserine dehydrogenase, whose product is MNFSKAKKSKISLGLIGTGTVGGGVLEILRDQKKFLKNKLGFDLEIKKVATLVPTEAQHLGVNKSQIVASWKDIVNDPEIDIVIELIGGTGVAKEIICQSIQNKKQVVTANKALLAMHGKEIFDLAARHEAQVCFEASVGGGIPVLRALREAFAACEINSLQAIINGTCNYILSEMADKGAGFQQTLKEAQRLGYAEQDPTFDIEGIDAAHKLCILISMAFGVFVPLKQIYTQGITELSPLDFECANRFGYCIKLLAIAKKNQDGLEARVHPTMIPLTSPLSSVKDVFNAILIEGTPLGRSLFYGRGAGRGPTASAVMGDVVEIARRLVSGSPVITPPLGFVREALQNGKLKALEKINSAYYLRFSVLDRPGALSKITGLLGKEGISIASVYQHELDLGKKVPVVLLTHPSSEEKMQKALKKIDRLSFIKEKTLRIRIEHG
- a CDS encoding DUF2442 domain-containing protein; its protein translation is MKKNLNKNGSISLKGKSVRFDEEYLHVLLKDGRMISTPLKWYKPLQKASLQQLARYHFICKETGIEWPDLDYHLSIESMFLGLTHSKVA
- a CDS encoding DUF4160 domain-containing protein, giving the protein MPTLLRKNGFQFFFYANEHEPMHIHVVKAGNFAKIDLNHFGVFQNTLSKKELSSALAITKEYEKEFKQKWKHFFKR